The Kitasatospora sp. NBC_00374 genome has a segment encoding these proteins:
- a CDS encoding HEAT repeat domain-containing protein codes for MDTAGASALIDQAVAATRRLTGREDAEAVGALLDRVAEDGPTALRLGTGLIASADPAARTVGCRLLRRASNLHEAIRAEAAARLLALLPAERDETVRWIAIHALAATQDERAVPLLVSLAEDPDPGIRRAVAQSLPGVAPDRPGDPEVPALIRLTADPDPEVRNWAVFGLGFQLPVDTPAVRAALWARTTDDFPEARGEGIRGMAVRHDPRAVPLLADLLEWSEGDPLSLRAAAVLGAPELLPRLRSLDPRTPGLDEALAACDPVARRHLDDRAWALLEDVQRRLPDAAAALSAERFEPGLDLTVTTADGPLHWSVGPLLARAAGSVGRAAELVVTDIATE; via the coding sequence ATGGACACCGCGGGCGCATCGGCGCTGATCGACCAAGCCGTGGCAGCGACCCGCCGGCTCACCGGCCGGGAGGACGCCGAAGCGGTCGGCGCGCTGCTCGACCGGGTCGCCGAGGACGGTCCGACGGCGCTGCGCCTCGGTACCGGCCTGATCGCCTCCGCCGACCCCGCGGCCCGCACGGTGGGGTGCCGGCTGCTGCGACGGGCGAGCAACCTGCACGAGGCGATCCGGGCGGAGGCCGCGGCCCGGCTGCTCGCTCTCCTCCCCGCCGAACGGGACGAAACGGTGCGGTGGATCGCGATCCACGCGCTCGCCGCGACCCAGGACGAACGGGCGGTGCCCCTGCTGGTCTCCCTGGCCGAGGACCCGGATCCCGGGATCCGCCGGGCGGTGGCGCAGTCCCTCCCCGGGGTGGCGCCGGACCGGCCGGGCGATCCGGAGGTACCCGCCCTGATCCGGCTGACCGCCGACCCCGACCCGGAGGTCCGCAACTGGGCCGTCTTCGGGCTGGGATTCCAGCTGCCCGTCGACACTCCGGCCGTGCGGGCGGCACTCTGGGCACGGACCACCGACGACTTCCCGGAGGCCCGCGGCGAGGGCATCCGGGGCATGGCCGTCCGGCACGACCCCCGCGCCGTCCCCCTGCTCGCCGACCTGCTGGAGTGGTCCGAGGGCGACCCGCTGTCGCTGCGCGCCGCCGCCGTCCTCGGCGCGCCGGAACTGCTCCCCCGGCTGCGATCCCTCGACCCTCGCACGCCCGGGCTCGACGAGGCCCTGGCCGCCTGCGACCCGGTGGCCCGACGCCACCTCGACGACCGGGCCTGGGCCCTGCTCGAGGACGTCCAGCGGCGACTCCCGGACGCCGCAGCCGCGCTCTCCGCCGAACGCTTCGAGCCCGGCCTCGACCTGACCGTCACCACCGCCGACGGGCCCCTGCACTGGTCCGTGGGCCCGCTGCTCGCCCGGGCCGCCGGCAGCGTCGGGCGCGCGGCGGAGCTGGTGGTGACGGACATCGCGACCGAGTGA
- a CDS encoding PadR family transcriptional regulator, which translates to MADRQLQEPARLVLTALADTPRHGYAIVQEVLAISEGRTKLLTGTLYTALDRLLQQGLIRIDREEVVSGRLRRSFALTEQGRETLTNETERLRAGVAEAERRLALGGLRAKLQANRGTA; encoded by the coding sequence ATGGCAGACCGTCAACTTCAGGAACCAGCACGTCTCGTGCTCACCGCGCTGGCCGACACGCCCCGGCACGGCTACGCGATCGTCCAGGAAGTCCTGGCGATCTCCGAAGGCCGGACCAAACTGCTCACCGGCACCCTCTACACGGCGCTGGACCGCCTGCTCCAGCAGGGGCTCATCCGGATCGACCGCGAGGAGGTCGTGTCCGGACGGCTGCGCCGCAGCTTCGCGCTGACCGAGCAGGGCCGGGAGACACTGACCAACGAGACGGAACGGCTGCGCGCCGGCGTGGCCGAGGCCGAGCGTCGGCTCGCCCTCGGCGGCCTCCGGGCGAAGCTCCAGGCGAACAGGGGGACGGCATGA
- a CDS encoding DUF5937 family protein: MSLTIDITGLPPERLRFTPSPLAELTAMLHVLAEPAHHPDLHGWAAATTAAISPELAERLQEADFLWRSSRADFLLPGRPGANLAQELDAVDRLDDEQYTSAALIATCGSSRLAIRAAAPPADPVARERARELALARGPRQAAFAERLFSDPPAVRARVRRLLEDCDQAFFAEAWREVLPALATDARHKADLLARHGPAEALAAISPAVSLQDTGARGQRIVVDKLQDNTASAVGHGGITFIPTAFGRPHLVAVYAHGLRPVMQYPVAEPGLPEPVSLALVQQRLEALAHPVRLRLARTMARGAHTTGELAAAWQLTAPEVSRHLAVLRRAGLLTTRRRGRYLLHQLDLTAGARLGADLLEAMLR, from the coding sequence GTGAGCCTGACCATCGACATCACCGGACTGCCGCCGGAACGGCTGCGGTTCACGCCGTCGCCGCTCGCCGAACTGACCGCCATGCTGCACGTCCTCGCCGAGCCCGCCCACCACCCGGACCTGCACGGCTGGGCGGCGGCCACCACCGCGGCGATCAGCCCCGAACTGGCCGAACGGCTCCAGGAGGCCGACTTCCTCTGGCGCTCCTCCCGCGCCGACTTCCTGCTGCCCGGCCGACCCGGTGCGAACCTCGCCCAGGAGCTCGACGCCGTCGACCGCCTCGACGACGAGCAGTACACGTCCGCCGCCCTGATCGCCACCTGCGGCTCCTCCCGGCTCGCCATCCGGGCGGCCGCGCCGCCGGCCGACCCGGTGGCCCGCGAACGGGCCCGCGAACTGGCGCTCGCCCGCGGCCCGCGCCAGGCGGCCTTCGCCGAACGGCTGTTCAGCGACCCGCCCGCCGTCCGGGCCAGGGTCCGGCGCCTGCTGGAGGACTGCGACCAGGCGTTCTTCGCCGAAGCCTGGCGCGAGGTCCTGCCCGCCCTGGCCACCGACGCCCGTCACAAGGCCGACCTGCTGGCCCGCCACGGCCCCGCCGAGGCACTGGCCGCGATCTCACCCGCCGTCAGCCTCCAGGACACCGGAGCGCGCGGGCAGCGCATCGTCGTCGACAAACTGCAGGACAACACCGCCAGCGCGGTCGGGCACGGCGGCATCACCTTCATCCCCACCGCCTTCGGCCGCCCGCACCTGGTCGCGGTGTACGCCCACGGCCTACGGCCGGTGATGCAGTACCCGGTCGCCGAACCGGGCCTGCCCGAACCGGTCTCCCTGGCCCTCGTCCAGCAGCGCCTGGAGGCGCTCGCCCACCCCGTCCGGCTGCGCCTCGCCCGCACCATGGCCCGGGGCGCGCACACCACCGGCGAACTGGCCGCGGCCTGGCAGCTCACCGCCCCGGAGGTCTCCCGCCATCTCGCGGTGCTCCGCAGGGCCGGCCTGCTCACCACCCGCCGCCGCGGCCGCTACCTGCTCCACCAGCTCGACCTGACCGCCGGCGCCAGACTCGGCGCGGACCTGCTGGAGGCGATGCTGCGGTAA
- a CDS encoding MFS transporter, whose protein sequence is MTTIEERPLAPGPGRPPGTLRSLGAAGGRRYAAALVVDAVGAGLLRPFLLLYGVGVLGMGVGRAGLALSLGMLAGLAVVPLTGRWIDRGARSLPVAATLVVRAAGVGVLLAGHGAGGFTVAAVLLGVGSQSWPTTHAAFVATLVTGRVRDAALAAGRSLRNAGLGVGALIATVVLSGGAGALRVLALVTGAACLTAAALVGSMRVSAARVPAARVAGARVAGAQPDGTAWLGALSVANLPYAFCFDVLEVALPALLVTGLHASPGWPSGIFVGNTVLVITLQVALVVRLSRYPRRTVFGWAGWLLAVAYLGFWAAGGLGGTAGAAAVAGVSVLYTVGEILYAGSGTALVVASAPPQLLGRALARWELSTGLGRAAAPAALTGLLAVGPGVLWGVMAVGTALAALAVRRLAPAR, encoded by the coding sequence ATGACGACGATCGAGGAGAGGCCGCTGGCGCCCGGCCCGGGCCGACCGCCCGGCACCCTGCGCTCGCTGGGTGCTGCGGGTGGACGGCGGTACGCGGCGGCGCTGGTGGTGGACGCGGTGGGGGCGGGGCTGCTGCGGCCGTTCCTGCTGCTGTACGGCGTGGGCGTGCTGGGGATGGGGGTGGGACGCGCCGGGCTGGCGCTCTCGCTGGGCATGCTGGCGGGGCTGGCGGTGGTGCCGCTGACCGGCCGGTGGATCGACCGGGGTGCCCGGAGCCTGCCGGTGGCGGCGACCCTCGTGGTCAGGGCGGCCGGTGTGGGGGTGCTGCTGGCGGGGCACGGTGCGGGCGGTTTCACGGTGGCCGCGGTGCTGCTGGGCGTGGGCAGTCAGTCCTGGCCGACCACGCACGCGGCGTTCGTCGCGACGCTGGTGACCGGCCGGGTCCGGGACGCGGCGCTGGCCGCCGGCCGGTCGCTGCGCAATGCCGGGCTCGGCGTCGGGGCGCTGATCGCCACGGTGGTGCTCTCGGGCGGCGCGGGCGCCCTGCGGGTGCTCGCGCTGGTGACGGGCGCGGCCTGTCTGACGGCCGCCGCCCTGGTGGGGTCGATGCGGGTGTCGGCGGCGCGGGTGCCGGCGGCGCGGGTGGCCGGGGCGCGGGTGGCCGGGGCGCAGCCGGACGGCACGGCGTGGCTCGGCGCGTTGAGCGTCGCCAACCTGCCGTACGCGTTCTGCTTCGACGTGCTGGAGGTGGCGCTGCCCGCCCTGCTGGTGACCGGTCTGCACGCCTCGCCCGGGTGGCCGTCCGGGATCTTCGTCGGGAACACCGTGCTGGTGATCACCCTTCAGGTGGCACTGGTGGTCCGGCTGTCCCGGTATCCGCGGCGGACGGTGTTCGGCTGGGCGGGATGGCTGCTGGCGGTCGCGTACCTGGGGTTCTGGGCGGCGGGCGGCCTCGGCGGGACGGCGGGCGCCGCGGCGGTGGCGGGGGTCTCGGTGCTCTACACCGTCGGCGAGATCCTGTACGCGGGGTCGGGGACGGCGCTGGTGGTGGCCTCGGCGCCGCCGCAGCTGCTCGGCCGCGCGCTGGCCCGCTGGGAGCTGTCCACCGGTCTCGGCCGGGCGGCGGCGCCGGCCGCGCTGACGGGGCTGCTGGCGGTCGGGCCGGGCGTGCTGTGGGGCGTCATGGCGGTCGGGACGGCACTGGCGGCACTGGCCGTCCGGCGGCTCGCCCCGGCGCGCTGA
- a CDS encoding carbon-nitrogen hydrolase family protein, whose product MNDLHAPPAAPLTVAAGQAGCAALDIAANVATAADLLRRAADRGADLLVLPELFLTGYELAGIVADPATHTVSPADPRLDPLAAACAETRTAVVAGAPTRDPGTGELRISVLVLGRDGRFAVQYDKQHVTPDERAAGLTPGTRGCTLTLDTWRLGLGICWDMGYPEHARAAALDGAHAYLVGAMLGRGSGEHQRATVFPARALDNTSYALLANHSAPSGAYHGCGGSAAWNPDGTLLADAGTADPGLAVATLDPGVLARARAEDPVLVDPSLSAPVHPRAAAVLA is encoded by the coding sequence ATGAACGATCTTCATGCTCCGCCCGCCGCCCCGCTCACCGTGGCGGCGGGCCAGGCCGGCTGCGCCGCGCTGGACATCGCCGCCAACGTCGCCACCGCCGCCGACCTGCTGCGCCGCGCCGCCGACCGGGGCGCCGACCTGCTCGTCCTGCCCGAACTGTTCCTCACCGGGTACGAACTCGCCGGCATCGTCGCCGACCCCGCCACCCACACGGTGAGCCCGGCGGACCCGCGGCTGGACCCGCTCGCCGCCGCCTGCGCCGAGACCCGCACCGCCGTCGTCGCCGGCGCCCCCACCCGGGACCCCGGCACGGGTGAGCTGCGCATCTCCGTCCTGGTCCTGGGCCGTGACGGACGCTTCGCCGTCCAGTACGACAAGCAGCACGTCACCCCCGACGAGCGCGCCGCCGGCCTCACCCCCGGCACCCGCGGCTGCACCCTGACGCTGGACACCTGGCGCCTCGGCCTCGGCATCTGCTGGGACATGGGCTACCCCGAACACGCCCGCGCCGCCGCCCTCGACGGTGCCCACGCCTACCTGGTCGGAGCGATGCTCGGCCGCGGCAGCGGCGAACACCAGCGGGCCACGGTCTTCCCCGCCCGCGCCCTGGACAACACCAGCTACGCCCTGCTGGCCAACCACAGTGCGCCCAGCGGCGCCTACCACGGCTGCGGCGGCAGCGCCGCCTGGAACCCGGACGGCACCCTGCTGGCCGACGCGGGCACCGCCGACCCCGGCCTGGCCGTCGCCACGCTCGACCCCGGAGTGCTGGCGCGGGCCCGCGCCGAGGACCCGGTCCTGGTCGACCCGTCGCTCAGCGCCCCGGTCCACCCGCGCGCGGCCGCCGTCCTCGCCTGA
- the lepB gene encoding signal peptidase I, translating to MAQAAQTAQPARTAAGGRRTGIWAALAVLALGVLLMIGAVAVVFDHYRVSRVVGTSMEPTLHKGDNLVLEVVDPGEVRRGDIVMLTAPDPIGPGMVVKRVVGVGGDELSSDAAGYLQLDGRTVPEPYVTATDRGKPVAATKVPEGRLFLLGDNRPDSLDSRYYDTGRLGTVAGTDVRQRLVWSSGGIGTLPAPFVVLVAGLLVGAAGAVGLAVAVGLASRRRRPGAAPA from the coding sequence ATGGCACAGGCGGCGCAGACAGCTCAACCGGCGCGGACGGCAGCGGGCGGACGGCGGACCGGGATCTGGGCGGCGCTCGCCGTGCTGGCGCTGGGAGTGCTGCTGATGATCGGCGCGGTGGCCGTCGTGTTCGACCACTACCGGGTGAGCCGGGTGGTCGGCACCTCGATGGAGCCCACCCTGCACAAGGGCGACAACCTGGTGCTGGAGGTCGTCGACCCCGGCGAGGTGCGGCGCGGCGACATCGTCATGCTCACCGCGCCCGACCCGATCGGGCCGGGGATGGTGGTCAAGCGGGTGGTCGGGGTGGGCGGTGACGAGCTGTCCAGCGACGCGGCCGGGTACCTGCAGCTGGACGGCCGGACGGTGCCGGAGCCCTATGTCACGGCAACCGACCGGGGCAAGCCGGTCGCGGCCACCAAGGTGCCCGAGGGCCGGCTCTTCCTGCTGGGCGACAACCGGCCCGACTCCCTGGACTCCCGGTACTACGACACCGGGCGCCTGGGGACCGTCGCCGGTACCGACGTGCGGCAGCGCCTGGTCTGGAGCTCGGGCGGCATCGGCACGCTGCCGGCGCCGTTCGTGGTCCTCGTCGCCGGGCTGCTGGTCGGTGCCGCCGGCGCGGTGGGACTGGCGGTCGCGGTGGGGCTGGCGTCCCGCCGCCGCCGGCCCGGGGCAGCCCCGGCCTGA
- a CDS encoding glycerophosphodiester phosphodiesterase, which translates to MTNRPTEENSSRRSFLRATGAVSLGVAALGATGVTEAAAEDLDSGPADARAATGTRPPVRTGTGLDRLPHPLVVAHRGASGYRPEHTLGSYELALELGADVIEQDLVPTRDGHLVVRHENNIAETTDVADHPEFATRRTTRTVDGVALTGWFTEDFTLAELRTLRAKERLPQQRQRNTLYDGRWPIPTFREVTEFAARRSRTLGRDVWLYVETKHPSYFRSIGLPLEERLADELRRAGLAGRQGRAILQSFEPSSLQRLAKLVGNPRIQLLSGATTRPYDFVLAGDTRTVADLVKPDGLRWLAGFSHGLGPTTELIAPTDPATGRLTRPTTLVADAHRARLVLHPYTVRNENGFLPADFRRGTDPAAYGDAIGWAKRLYELGVDGFFTDNSDTTVLARGDFWASQGVG; encoded by the coding sequence ATGACGAACCGTCCGACCGAGGAGAACTCCTCCCGCCGCTCGTTCCTGCGCGCCACCGGGGCCGTCAGCCTCGGGGTCGCCGCACTGGGCGCCACCGGTGTCACGGAGGCCGCCGCCGAGGACCTCGACAGCGGCCCCGCCGACGCGCGGGCGGCCACCGGCACCCGCCCGCCGGTCCGCACCGGCACCGGGCTCGACCGGCTCCCGCACCCGCTGGTCGTCGCCCACCGCGGCGCCAGCGGCTACCGCCCAGAGCACACCCTCGGCTCGTACGAACTGGCCCTGGAGCTGGGCGCCGACGTCATCGAGCAGGATCTCGTCCCCACCAGGGACGGCCACCTGGTGGTCCGGCACGAGAACAACATCGCGGAGACCACCGACGTCGCCGACCACCCGGAGTTCGCGACCCGCAGGACCACCAGGACGGTCGACGGCGTGGCCCTGACCGGGTGGTTCACCGAGGACTTCACCCTCGCCGAGCTGCGCACCCTGCGCGCCAAGGAGCGGCTGCCGCAGCAGCGCCAGCGCAACACCCTGTACGACGGCCGCTGGCCGATCCCCACCTTCCGCGAGGTCACCGAGTTCGCCGCGCGCCGCTCCCGCACCCTCGGCCGGGACGTCTGGCTGTACGTCGAGACCAAGCACCCCAGCTACTTCCGCTCGATCGGGCTGCCCCTGGAGGAGCGGCTGGCGGACGAGCTGCGCCGGGCCGGCCTGGCGGGCCGTCAGGGCCGGGCGATCCTGCAGTCCTTCGAGCCCAGCAGCCTCCAGCGGCTGGCGAAGCTGGTCGGCAACCCCCGGATCCAGCTGCTGAGCGGCGCCACCACCCGCCCGTACGACTTCGTGCTCGCCGGCGACACCCGGACCGTCGCCGACCTGGTCAAGCCCGACGGGCTGCGCTGGCTGGCCGGCTTCTCGCACGGCCTCGGCCCCACCACCGAGCTGATCGCCCCGACCGACCCCGCCACCGGCCGGCTCACCCGGCCCACCACCCTGGTCGCCGACGCCCACCGGGCCAGGCTGGTGCTGCACCCGTACACCGTCCGCAACGAGAACGGCTTCCTGCCCGCCGACTTCCGCCGCGGCACCGACCCGGCCGCCTACGGCGACGCGATCGGCTGGGCCAAGCGGCTGTACGAGCTGGGCGTGGACGGCTTCTTCACCGACAACAGCGACACCACCGTGCTGGCCCGCGGCGACTTCTGGGCCTCGCAGGGCGTGGGCTGA
- a CDS encoding ferritin-like domain-containing protein, giving the protein MTTDDFVLDVSRIREEALRKMSRGPVTGTYGLDTEKVIAVLNDVVATEVVCWLRYTRHAISATGIDRSQVAAEFTEHAAAEMQHALRAAERVSQLGGQPDFDPATLARRSHTDYTAPDEKDLKAMLEHNLLAERIVISTYQEIARWVGDHDPTTRRLIESILEEEEEHADDLSDLLAI; this is encoded by the coding sequence ATGACCACCGACGACTTCGTCCTCGATGTCAGCAGGATCCGCGAGGAGGCCTTGCGGAAGATGTCCCGGGGCCCGGTCACCGGGACCTACGGTCTGGACACCGAGAAGGTGATCGCCGTCCTCAACGACGTCGTGGCGACCGAGGTGGTGTGCTGGCTGCGCTACACCCGGCACGCGATCTCCGCCACGGGCATCGACCGCTCCCAGGTCGCGGCCGAGTTCACCGAGCACGCCGCCGCGGAGATGCAGCACGCGCTGCGCGCCGCGGAACGCGTCTCGCAGCTCGGCGGGCAGCCCGACTTCGACCCGGCGACGCTCGCCCGGCGCTCCCACACCGACTACACGGCGCCGGACGAGAAGGACCTCAAGGCCATGCTGGAGCACAACCTGCTGGCCGAGCGGATCGTGATCTCGACCTACCAGGAGATCGCCCGCTGGGTCGGGGACCACGACCCGACGACCCGGCGGCTGATCGAGTCGATCCTGGAGGAGGAGGAAGAACACGCGGACGACCTGAGCGACCTGCTCGCGATCTGA
- a CDS encoding SpoIIE family protein phosphatase, whose protein sequence is MEPPARPQAPTAVPGASRRPLAVLDELGVAAVVIDERGRIVLWSPQAERLFGYTPEDVLGRSAIKLLAVDRDTAEVARLFDVVMRGEGHWAGGFPIRGKDGGTTLAEVRAMRLRDEHGRVFALGLVADRAAAVRLERDLALSGRLVSQTPVGLAVLDTDLRCVAVNPALAAMNRSSADRHLGRSGADALPFLDPEEFRATATEVLATGQPVVDRKATARARADGSGPQAWSASFYRLDDAQGTVLGLAVSVVDASERHREHLELERSRRRLALVADASLNIGTTLNLEHTAEELAQLCVPVVADIAAVDVIDALLPGHRRSEVAAGATCFRALAVASDRAGPATVAADRPGEAAEYGEDRLVTQCARTGRPVHLRTVGPEDLPRIARSAEAAALLAEAGVHSYLAVPLIARGEVLGVLDLKRAENPDPIDEDDVLLATELAARAAVSIDNARWYQRARNTAVALQRGLLPSPAAARPGLEIAYRYQPADEADEVGGDWFDVIPLPEDRTALAVGDVMGSGIEAATTMGRLRTAASTLAGLGLPPARLLHHLDRITEGLGPQIATSLYGIFDPGSGELRLADAGHPPPVVLGPGRGPELLDVEPGVPLGVGGGDYRTLTTRLRPGDTVVMYTDGLVESRVEDIDEGLRSLLDLLRDLVAAPLPELCDRLMGRLRNRRHSDDVTVLAVRVAPPAA, encoded by the coding sequence ATGGAGCCGCCGGCCCGACCGCAGGCGCCGACGGCGGTGCCGGGCGCGTCCCGGCGGCCGCTGGCGGTCCTCGACGAGCTCGGTGTGGCGGCGGTGGTGATCGACGAGCGCGGGCGGATCGTGCTGTGGAGCCCGCAGGCGGAGCGGCTGTTCGGCTACACCCCCGAGGACGTACTCGGCCGCAGCGCGATCAAACTGCTTGCCGTGGACCGCGACACCGCCGAGGTGGCCCGGCTGTTCGACGTGGTCATGCGCGGCGAGGGCCACTGGGCGGGGGGCTTCCCCATCCGGGGCAAGGACGGCGGCACCACGCTGGCGGAGGTCCGCGCGATGCGGCTGCGCGACGAGCACGGCCGCGTGTTCGCCCTCGGGCTGGTCGCGGACCGGGCGGCGGCCGTCCGGCTGGAACGGGACCTGGCGCTGTCCGGCCGGCTGGTCTCGCAGACGCCGGTCGGCCTCGCCGTGCTGGACACCGATCTGCGCTGTGTGGCCGTCAACCCGGCCCTCGCCGCGATGAACCGCAGCTCCGCGGACCGGCACCTCGGGCGCAGCGGCGCCGACGCGCTGCCGTTCCTCGACCCCGAGGAGTTCCGGGCCACCGCGACCGAGGTGCTCGCCACCGGTCAGCCGGTCGTCGACCGGAAGGCGACCGCGCGGGCCCGGGCCGACGGGTCCGGCCCCCAGGCCTGGTCGGCCTCCTTCTACCGGCTCGACGACGCCCAGGGCACGGTGCTCGGCCTGGCCGTCTCGGTCGTCGACGCGAGCGAGCGCCACCGGGAGCACCTCGAACTCGAACGCAGCCGCCGCAGGCTCGCACTGGTCGCGGACGCCTCCCTGAACATCGGCACCACCCTCAACCTGGAGCACACCGCCGAGGAACTGGCCCAACTGTGCGTCCCGGTCGTCGCGGACATCGCCGCGGTGGACGTCATCGACGCCCTGCTCCCCGGGCACCGGCGCTCCGAGGTCGCGGCCGGGGCGACCTGCTTCCGCGCGCTCGCCGTGGCCTCCGACCGGGCCGGCCCCGCGACGGTGGCCGCCGACCGGCCCGGCGAGGCCGCCGAGTACGGCGAGGACCGCCTGGTGACGCAGTGCGCCCGCACCGGCCGGCCGGTCCATCTGCGGACGGTCGGCCCGGAGGACCTCCCCCGGATCGCCCGGAGTGCCGAGGCGGCAGCCCTGCTCGCGGAGGCGGGTGTGCACTCGTATCTGGCCGTGCCGCTGATCGCCCGGGGCGAGGTGCTCGGGGTCCTCGACCTCAAGCGGGCCGAGAACCCCGACCCGATCGACGAGGACGACGTGCTGCTCGCGACCGAACTGGCCGCCCGCGCGGCGGTGTCCATCGACAACGCCCGCTGGTACCAGCGGGCCCGCAACACCGCCGTGGCCCTGCAGCGCGGGCTGCTGCCCAGCCCCGCCGCCGCCCGCCCGGGGCTGGAGATCGCCTACCGTTACCAGCCCGCCGACGAGGCGGACGAGGTGGGCGGCGACTGGTTCGACGTCATCCCGCTGCCCGAGGACCGGACGGCGCTGGCCGTGGGCGACGTGATGGGCAGCGGCATCGAGGCGGCCACCACCATGGGACGGCTGCGGACCGCCGCGTCCACCCTGGCCGGGCTGGGGCTGCCGCCGGCCCGGCTGCTGCACCACCTCGACCGGATCACCGAGGGCCTCGGCCCGCAGATCGCCACCTCGCTCTACGGGATCTTCGACCCGGGCAGCGGCGAACTGCGGCTGGCCGACGCGGGCCACCCGCCGCCGGTCGTCCTCGGGCCCGGGCGCGGCCCGGAACTGCTCGACGTCGAACCGGGGGTCCCGCTCGGCGTGGGAGGCGGCGACTACCGGACGCTCACCACCCGGCTGCGGCCCGGTGACACGGTGGTGATGTACACCGACGGCCTGGTCGAGAGCCGGGTGGAGGACATCGACGAGGGGCTGCGCTCCCTGCTCGACCTGCTCCGCGACCTCGTGGCCGCGCCCCTGCCCGAGCTCTGCGACCGTCTGATGGGCCGGCTCCGCAACCGCCGGCACTCGGACGACGTGACCGTCCTCGCGGTCCGTGTCGCGCCACCGGCCGCCTGA
- a CDS encoding SPFH domain-containing protein, which yields MAAQSADPATPVAASDGFAVEMPAPKVTERVIVGAPGLPMLALTLLLVFGGIGLTIAGGVIQADQASALGATLLIAGPLAFVAGLVTSFGLTAVAPGQARVVQLLGRYRGTVRADGLTWLNPFTSRRLISTRIRNHETETAKVNDADGNPIQIAAVVVWQVEDTAKAVYEVDDYVEFVAIQTETAVRHIANSYPYDAHAEGQMSLRDSADEITRTLSAEIDARVASAGVRVVESRITRLAYAPEVAQVMLQRQQAGAVVAARRLIVEGAVGMVNLALERLAEENVVELDEERKAAMVSNLLVVLCGDRGTQPVVNTGSLYQ from the coding sequence ATGGCCGCACAGTCAGCCGACCCCGCCACTCCCGTCGCCGCCTCGGACGGCTTCGCCGTCGAGATGCCCGCACCCAAGGTCACCGAGCGGGTGATCGTCGGTGCGCCGGGCCTGCCCATGCTCGCCCTGACCCTGCTCCTGGTCTTCGGGGGCATCGGCCTCACGATCGCGGGCGGCGTCATCCAGGCCGACCAGGCGTCCGCGCTCGGCGCCACCCTCCTCATCGCCGGCCCGCTCGCGTTCGTGGCCGGTCTGGTGACGTCCTTCGGCCTCACCGCGGTCGCCCCGGGCCAGGCCAGGGTGGTGCAGCTGCTCGGCCGCTACCGCGGCACCGTCCGGGCGGACGGCCTGACCTGGCTGAACCCGTTCACCAGCCGTCGCCTGATCTCCACCCGGATCCGCAACCACGAGACCGAGACCGCGAAGGTCAACGACGCGGACGGCAACCCGATTCAGATAGCCGCCGTCGTGGTCTGGCAGGTCGAGGACACTGCCAAGGCCGTCTACGAGGTCGACGACTACGTCGAGTTCGTCGCCATCCAGACCGAGACCGCCGTCCGGCACATCGCCAACAGCTACCCCTACGACGCGCACGCCGAGGGACAGATGTCGCTGCGCGACAGCGCCGACGAGATCACCCGCACCCTGTCCGCCGAGATCGACGCCCGGGTCGCGTCCGCGGGTGTGCGGGTGGTCGAGTCGCGGATCACCCGCCTCGCCTACGCACCCGAGGTCGCCCAGGTCATGTTGCAGCGTCAGCAGGCCGGCGCGGTCGTCGCGGCCCGGCGTCTGATCGTCGAAGGCGCGGTCGGCATGGTGAACCTCGCCCTGGAGAGGCTCGCCGAGGAGAATGTCGTCGAGCTGGACGAGGAGCGCAAGGCCGCGATGGTCAGCAACCTCCTGGTCGTGCTCTGCGGCGATCGCGGCACCCAGCCCGTGGTCAACACCGGCTCGCTGTACCAGTAG